A region from the uncultured Macellibacteroides sp. genome encodes:
- a CDS encoding phosphatase PAP2 family protein, producing MGGCKPGVLAWLAGIVFLFGCGFQSRAQETILADSLKNDLTVGVQHFSPGQLVLPASLIAVGAFGTAVHGMNDFHLLSRKDSVSQVRIDDYMEWGMLGWVFVCDLMGKEKHSVVDQFFLLSIAEGINAAAVHGLKNNLKVVRPDGSPYSFPSGHTANAFLGAHMAYKEFKDSSPVLAYSGYALAGFVAASRVYNNRHWVADVAAGAGFGILSVELSYLVYFPIRNLLVKKTKSKMADNLILAPTFTPQGGGVYLSLRF from the coding sequence ATGGGTGGATGTAAACCGGGGGTGTTGGCATGGCTGGCGGGGATTGTTTTTTTATTTGGCTGCGGCTTTCAGTCGCGGGCTCAGGAAACTATTCTTGCTGATTCTCTGAAGAACGATCTTACTGTAGGGGTGCAACACTTTTCGCCCGGACAGCTTGTTTTGCCTGCTTCGCTTATTGCGGTGGGGGCTTTCGGTACGGCTGTACATGGGATGAACGATTTTCATTTGCTTAGCCGCAAGGATTCTGTGTCGCAGGTGCGGATCGACGATTATATGGAATGGGGTATGCTGGGCTGGGTTTTTGTTTGCGACCTGATGGGGAAGGAGAAACACAGTGTGGTGGATCAGTTTTTCCTGCTTTCTATTGCCGAGGGGATTAATGCTGCCGCGGTACACGGATTAAAGAATAATCTGAAGGTTGTGCGGCCGGATGGCAGTCCGTATTCGTTTCCTTCGGGACATACGGCCAATGCTTTTCTGGGTGCCCATATGGCTTATAAGGAATTTAAAGACAGCTCGCCTGTGCTTGCTTACTCCGGATATGCCCTGGCGGGTTTTGTGGCGGCTTCGCGGGTCTATAACAACCGTCATTGGGTGGCCGATGTGGCTGCGGGGGCCGGCTTTGGCATCCTTTCTGTGGAGTTGTCTTATCTTGTCTATTTCCCGATTCGTAATCTGCTTGTAAAAAAGACGAAGAGCAAGATGGCTGATAATCTTATTCTTGCTCCCACTTTCACTCCCCAGGGGGGAGGTGTTTACTTGTCGCTCAGGTTCTGA
- a CDS encoding ISAs1 family transposase, with the protein MTLLAFASSIEDYRFDRNKVHSAETIIYITLAAVICGAETWNEIEDFGRCKIDFFSRTIPSFNGIPSHDTFNRFFTVLDSTYFENQFREWVKCICGKYKGVVAIDGKTICGAYESEEAKLLRGTYLKPSSPQYKLHMVSAWAADNGISLGQIKTEEKSNEITAIPELLEALDIKECIITIDAMGCQKTIASKIIEKEADYVLAVKNNHKHLYRKIKHFFTIWRAEKPNRVSVYENTETGHGRLEKRTCIVCDNLYWLNANDYTQWAGLKTFVCVLTERTIPGENGPRKQKETRYYISSLVLDAELIANSVRKHWSVENNLHWQLDVSFNEDYGRKKNNAAVNFSLVSKTALSMLKHYESKSSIARKRKTAGWSDDVLQGILSVDKF; encoded by the coding sequence ATGACATTGCTTGCATTTGCTTCAAGTATTGAAGACTATCGTTTTGACAGGAATAAAGTTCATTCAGCCGAAACTATTATTTATATTACGTTAGCTGCCGTTATTTGTGGGGCCGAGACATGGAACGAAATAGAGGATTTCGGTCGGTGTAAAATTGATTTTTTCTCTCGCACTATTCCTTCTTTTAATGGAATACCCTCACATGATACTTTTAACCGATTTTTCACAGTATTGGATTCCACCTATTTTGAAAATCAATTCAGAGAATGGGTTAAGTGTATTTGTGGAAAGTATAAAGGAGTGGTTGCTATTGACGGCAAAACAATATGCGGAGCATATGAGTCTGAAGAGGCTAAATTGTTGCGAGGTACCTACCTAAAACCCTCGAGCCCCCAATACAAACTTCACATGGTAAGTGCCTGGGCCGCTGACAATGGAATAAGCCTTGGACAAATCAAAACAGAGGAAAAATCGAATGAAATTACCGCTATCCCCGAACTATTAGAGGCATTAGATATTAAAGAGTGTATAATCACTATTGATGCTATGGGATGTCAAAAGACTATAGCATCTAAAATAATAGAAAAAGAAGCAGATTACGTTTTGGCTGTTAAAAACAACCATAAGCATTTATATAGAAAAATCAAACATTTTTTCACCATTTGGAGAGCTGAGAAGCCTAACCGGGTAAGTGTTTACGAGAATACCGAGACTGGACATGGCCGTTTGGAAAAAAGAACTTGCATAGTCTGTGACAATCTATACTGGTTAAATGCTAACGATTACACCCAATGGGCTGGATTAAAAACATTTGTCTGTGTGCTTACGGAACGTACCATTCCCGGCGAAAATGGACCTCGTAAACAAAAAGAAACCAGATACTATATTTCTTCATTAGTTTTGGATGCTGAATTAATTGCTAATTCAGTCCGAAAACATTGGTCTGTTGAAAATAATTTACATTGGCAGTTGGATGTCTCGTTTAATGAAGATTACGGACGAAAGAAGAACAATGCCGCTGTAAACTTTTCTCTTGTCTCAAAAACAGCTTTATCTATGTTAAAGCACTATGAAAGCAAAAGTAGTATTGCTCGCAAAAGAAAAACAGCCGGATGGTCTGACGACGTTCTGCAAGGCATACTTTCTGTGGATAAATTTTAA
- a CDS encoding AraC family transcriptional regulator gives MRDLLSEAIFTVTIVRLLTTIYLFARCREGERSRIILAIISLFTIFHYASRYWSAIHGQLPMQVVSTPMLLIALFMITSFIMYPIEVVSPGWINFKRIILLYSPVGVLYGIWQITLWCGVEYTQYNSLQEMLPYISNIDVWFRLVLCFLILCPVLFIFLVPYTKKYSNTTYRWKWIYTTIFSINTISFLVVLWERTITTSVLYYYIGTGCFLAIAYAELSTRIIRYPISETFSPEMSSKVFEEVVCQSEPSMPANSGDKTENTNSVLFNRLDEYMKRNAAWRDPDLTLNKLSAIMHTNRTTLSIAIQKSEYGNYTAYINKLRFDDFVYCVTNNSLVNYQDAFYDAGFRSRTTALRNFRQITGMTPTEYFTGNNIKTDR, from the coding sequence ATGAGGGATTTATTATCAGAGGCTATTTTTACTGTAACCATTGTTCGCTTATTGACAACTATCTATCTTTTTGCACGTTGCCGTGAGGGCGAGCGTTCACGTATTATTCTAGCAATCATCTCTCTCTTTACTATTTTTCATTATGCTTCCCGTTATTGGTCCGCCATTCATGGGCAGCTTCCAATGCAGGTGGTATCAACGCCTATGCTTTTAATAGCCTTATTCATGATCACATCTTTTATTATGTATCCCATTGAGGTTGTTTCGCCCGGCTGGATTAATTTCAAGCGTATTATTTTGCTCTATTCGCCCGTTGGGGTACTTTACGGGATATGGCAAATCACATTGTGGTGTGGAGTTGAATATACTCAATATAATTCTTTGCAAGAAATGCTCCCTTATATAAGCAATATTGATGTGTGGTTTCGCTTAGTATTATGTTTTTTGATACTATGCCCTGTATTATTTATATTTTTAGTGCCTTACACCAAGAAATATAGCAACACTACCTATCGGTGGAAATGGATATATACTACTATTTTTTCGATAAATACAATTTCTTTCTTGGTTGTATTATGGGAAAGAACTATAACAACCAGTGTCCTATATTATTATATCGGTACAGGATGCTTTTTAGCAATAGCCTATGCCGAACTATCCACCCGAATTATACGATATCCGATATCTGAGACTTTTTCTCCTGAGATGTCAAGTAAAGTTTTCGAAGAAGTAGTATGCCAAAGTGAACCGAGTATGCCAGCTAACTCCGGTGACAAAACAGAAAATACTAATTCTGTACTTTTTAACAGACTGGATGAATACATGAAAAGAAACGCGGCATGGCGAGACCCGGACCTTACATTAAATAAACTTTCAGCAATAATGCATACCAATCGTACAACTCTTTCCATTGCTATTCAGAAGAGTGAATACGGAAATTACACTGCATACATAAATAAATTACGCTTTGACGATTTTGTTTATTGCGTAACAAACAATTCTTTAGTCAACTACCAGGATGCATTCTATGATGCAGGATTCCGCTCGCGTACAACTGCCTTGCGTAACTTCCGCCAAATAACAGGTATGACACCTACTGAATATTTTACGGGAAACAATATAAAAACAGATCGGTGA